One window of the Fuerstiella sp. genome contains the following:
- a CDS encoding FtsW/RodA/SpoVE family cell cycle protein: protein MASWLRNIPLLIPLCCIGITISGLCGLHRADQLYGKSQLFERQLVWTMLAWPAMFLVTTVSWRRLKHAGPALFVVCLGLLVLVLFMPPVNGSRRWIPLGLMDFQPSEPARLALIMTLASWLMYRENQTTIRGLVPPFIITLLPLLLILREPDLGTAMLFLPILYAMLFAAGARPTHLLAAALIGVIMLPLLWQQMTSEQKSRIVILFNQSDGGTAPAGDGFHLHQSKQVLALGGIHGSFQNDEPVTDDDAAWQLPAARTDFILVVLGERYGLAGTSFVLLLYVVLVWQGLKTAAKTRDPWARLVAVGIVTMIGVQTIINSSMTVGLMPITGMTLPFCSYGGSSLLSFSVAVGLLMNITMRPGYDVAPAPFRNPRNSQLQNTDSRSL, encoded by the coding sequence TTGGCCAGCTGGCTCCGAAATATACCGCTGCTGATCCCGTTATGCTGCATCGGGATCACGATTTCAGGACTGTGCGGTCTGCATCGTGCCGACCAGCTGTATGGAAAATCACAACTGTTCGAACGTCAACTCGTGTGGACAATGCTGGCCTGGCCGGCAATGTTTCTTGTGACAACTGTTTCGTGGCGACGTTTGAAGCATGCCGGTCCGGCATTGTTTGTGGTGTGTCTGGGTTTGCTCGTGCTGGTACTGTTTATGCCGCCTGTCAACGGTTCACGACGCTGGATCCCACTTGGACTGATGGATTTCCAGCCCAGCGAACCGGCCCGTCTGGCACTCATCATGACTTTAGCGTCCTGGCTGATGTATCGCGAGAACCAAACCACGATACGCGGCCTTGTCCCACCGTTTATCATCACGCTGCTGCCACTGCTGTTAATTCTCCGAGAGCCGGATCTGGGCACGGCGATGCTGTTTTTGCCGATACTGTACGCAATGCTGTTTGCTGCCGGAGCACGACCGACACACCTCCTTGCCGCCGCTCTGATCGGCGTCATCATGCTGCCGCTACTGTGGCAGCAAATGACATCGGAACAGAAATCCCGCATTGTCATACTGTTCAATCAGTCTGACGGCGGTACAGCTCCGGCCGGAGACGGATTTCACCTTCATCAGTCCAAGCAGGTACTCGCGCTGGGTGGAATTCACGGCAGTTTCCAAAACGATGAACCTGTGACTGACGATGATGCCGCCTGGCAGCTTCCTGCCGCACGCACGGATTTTATTCTTGTCGTGCTCGGCGAACGTTACGGACTGGCAGGCACATCTTTCGTGTTACTGCTTTACGTAGTGCTGGTGTGGCAGGGACTGAAAACTGCCGCAAAGACACGGGATCCCTGGGCCCGACTGGTCGCAGTAGGTATCGTGACAATGATCGGAGTACAGACGATCATCAACTCCAGTATGACAGTGGGGCTCATGCCGATTACCGGTATGACACTTCCATTTTGCAGTTACGGTGGTTCGAGTCTGCTGAGTTTTTCTGTCGCGGTTGGTCTGCTGATGAATATCACGATGAGACCCGGTTACGACGTTGCACCGGCCCCGTTTCGTAACCCACGAAACAGTCAGTTGCAAAACACGGATAGCCGATCCTTATAG
- a CDS encoding c-type cytochrome, whose amino-acid sequence MLRRRFAKNTVGRLMFCTLVLSPSIVLGNDKEPEPLLGLPPVYYPEDNLYSEDRADLGKLLYFDKRLSSDGTVSCSTCHGVKNGFTDGAAVSTGINGQKGGRSAPTVINRGYSTAQFWDGRAPSLEAQAIGPIANPIEMTNEKDPFRAHETCIERLHNVPEYRSRFALAYGVEDFSIEHVGKAIATFERTVVSGNSPFDRYRSGIKDAMSASAMRGSNIFFKKTACDSCHLGFNFTDGSYENIGIGMDKPSPDLGRYLVTNREEDRGSFKTPTLREIEHTAPYMHDGRFKTLEEVIEHYDKGGIPNPNLDSRLKPLNLSKQEKADLVEFLKALSGEGWQIDPPADFPPSGSELSGT is encoded by the coding sequence ATGCTGCGTCGACGATTCGCAAAGAATACTGTTGGCCGTCTGATGTTCTGTACCCTCGTGCTCAGTCCGAGCATTGTCCTGGGTAATGACAAAGAGCCGGAACCGCTCCTGGGACTGCCGCCGGTCTACTACCCGGAAGACAATCTTTATTCCGAAGACAGAGCCGATCTGGGCAAACTGCTTTATTTCGACAAACGGCTCTCGTCGGACGGTACGGTGTCCTGCAGCACCTGCCACGGTGTCAAAAACGGCTTCACTGATGGTGCAGCTGTTTCCACGGGAATCAATGGTCAAAAGGGAGGACGCAGTGCGCCAACGGTAATCAACCGGGGCTACAGCACAGCCCAGTTCTGGGATGGTCGTGCTCCGTCACTGGAAGCCCAGGCGATCGGCCCAATCGCGAATCCAATCGAAATGACGAATGAAAAAGATCCTTTCCGAGCCCATGAAACATGCATTGAGCGTCTACATAACGTTCCGGAATACAGGTCTCGGTTTGCCCTCGCCTACGGCGTTGAGGATTTTTCGATCGAGCATGTGGGTAAGGCGATTGCCACGTTCGAACGCACCGTTGTCTCCGGCAACTCACCGTTCGACCGTTACAGAAGCGGTATCAAAGACGCTATGTCCGCATCAGCGATGCGCGGGAGCAATATCTTCTTTAAGAAAACAGCCTGCGACAGCTGTCATCTTGGATTTAATTTCACAGATGGTTCCTATGAGAACATCGGGATTGGTATGGACAAACCATCGCCCGATCTAGGTCGGTATCTGGTCACTAACCGCGAAGAAGACAGAGGATCTTTTAAGACACCCACTCTTCGTGAAATCGAGCATACTGCCCCCTATATGCACGATGGACGCTTTAAGACACTGGAGGAAGTCATTGAGCATTACGACAAGGGAGGAATTCCCAATCCCAATCTCGACAGCAGACTGAAGCCTCTCAATCTGAGCAAACAGGAAAAAGCAGATCTTGTAGAGTTTCTTAAGGCACTCAGTGGTGAAGGATGGCAAATAGATCCCCCGGCCGACTTCCCGCCATCCGGCAGCGAATTGTCCGGAACATAA
- a CDS encoding plastocyanin/azurin family copper-binding protein: protein MPVMIQYALLIVSVQIVAAQNHHHDHDDAVVVKRPKIFLDKSPRIINYQLKRLDNSRLLLVETAADDPMYAPVFRAILVRAGMTRRNRDDAVKALAAVNRTDIVTELISALGSLNIHDRNQRQVGRQISAMLLGQPEELLAGHIEDFKTAGFSDSSILGATAQAGLIVTGHANEAWNQAQRDEQSRLTWLAAVSLVPDGGIRHSLRDGVVSLLDSSWSQAVRTHAVQALGTIEVQAADSFHRLASFVHTEEFRTAAVRSLLRIPAEVRDAVTSKQILNELVDHAERTPAAQRTTDEFLDAMQLADELLSRVSVTESEHYHRRLREVSVRVVRLRTVEEEMRYDRSYFAVEAGRPVQVVLENDDLMPHNLVITAPGQLRAVALAGAALGTTPGPGGRLYVPDSSDVLFASGMVNAGGREILTFRAPSEPGEYPYVCTFPRHWTRMYGVMLVVPDLNEWQRNPVLPKDPLGNNRSFVRTWKMTDFPGDGLPSSLRGRTPDIGARLFREATCLGCHKMNGEGGTVGPELTDVFKRHHGDYHVILREILEPGYRIDPKYAIKVVVEVDGKTTSGIVTAEDESSISILVNPESPNPSVIRRDNIDEIITSANSMMPKALLDRFTHDEIMEILSYITGGRRIAR from the coding sequence ATGCCTGTCATGATTCAATATGCGCTGCTGATTGTTTCTGTTCAGATTGTTGCGGCACAGAATCATCACCATGATCATGATGATGCCGTGGTGGTCAAACGGCCGAAAATTTTCCTGGACAAAAGTCCGCGAATTATTAACTACCAGTTGAAACGGCTGGACAACTCTCGACTGCTGCTGGTTGAAACCGCTGCAGACGATCCGATGTATGCTCCGGTGTTTCGGGCGATTCTGGTGCGGGCCGGCATGACTCGCAGGAATCGTGATGATGCTGTTAAGGCTCTTGCAGCTGTCAATCGTACGGATATCGTAACCGAGCTGATCAGTGCGCTCGGATCACTGAACATTCATGATCGGAACCAGCGTCAGGTCGGTCGTCAGATCTCGGCAATGCTGCTCGGTCAGCCTGAGGAACTGCTGGCCGGTCATATTGAAGATTTCAAAACGGCTGGGTTTTCAGACAGCAGTATTCTGGGAGCCACCGCTCAGGCAGGGCTGATTGTCACAGGGCATGCGAATGAGGCGTGGAATCAGGCACAGCGAGATGAGCAATCCCGTTTGACGTGGCTGGCGGCTGTGTCTCTGGTCCCTGACGGCGGAATACGTCACAGCCTGCGGGACGGCGTCGTCAGCCTGCTGGATTCAAGTTGGTCTCAGGCGGTGCGGACACACGCTGTTCAGGCACTGGGAACGATTGAAGTTCAGGCTGCTGACTCATTTCATCGTCTTGCGTCATTTGTGCATACTGAAGAGTTTCGAACGGCCGCGGTGAGGAGCCTGTTGCGAATTCCGGCGGAAGTCCGGGATGCGGTCACATCAAAGCAAATCCTGAACGAACTTGTTGATCATGCGGAACGGACTCCCGCTGCACAGCGGACCACGGACGAATTCCTCGATGCTATGCAGCTGGCTGACGAATTGCTGAGTCGGGTATCAGTAACGGAATCGGAACACTATCACAGGCGGTTGCGCGAAGTGAGTGTGCGTGTCGTGCGTCTGAGAACAGTCGAAGAGGAAATGCGCTACGACAGGTCATATTTCGCTGTTGAAGCCGGGCGCCCGGTCCAGGTGGTTCTCGAAAACGATGATCTGATGCCTCATAATCTGGTCATCACTGCTCCGGGTCAGCTCAGAGCTGTTGCTCTGGCGGGTGCCGCACTGGGAACCACACCTGGGCCTGGCGGCAGACTGTATGTGCCGGACAGTTCTGACGTGCTGTTTGCCAGCGGTATGGTGAATGCGGGCGGTCGGGAGATTCTTACATTTCGAGCACCTTCAGAACCTGGTGAGTATCCTTATGTGTGTACGTTTCCCCGCCACTGGACGCGTATGTACGGTGTGATGCTGGTGGTTCCCGACCTGAATGAATGGCAGCGCAATCCTGTGCTGCCGAAAGATCCGTTGGGCAACAACCGATCCTTTGTCCGGACCTGGAAGATGACAGACTTTCCGGGTGACGGGCTGCCGAGCTCACTGCGGGGTCGAACTCCGGACATCGGCGCCCGGTTATTCAGGGAAGCAACCTGTCTGGGTTGTCATAAAATGAATGGTGAAGGCGGAACCGTCGGGCCGGAGCTGACGGACGTGTTCAAACGCCATCACGGTGATTACCACGTTATCCTGCGGGAGATCCTGGAACCCGGTTACCGAATCGATCCGAAGTATGCGATCAAAGTCGTGGTTGAAGTTGATGGTAAGACAACGTCGGGAATTGTTACTGCCGAGGACGAATCCTCAATTTCTATTCTGGTCAACCCGGAGTCTCCAAATCCCAGCGTCATTCGGCGGGACAACATAGATGAGATCATTACTTCTGCGAATTCAATGATGCCCAAAGCGCTGCTGGACAGGTTTACTCATGACGAGATCATGGAAATCCTCAGTTACATTACCGGCGGCAGACGTATCGCCCGATAG
- a CDS encoding NAD(P)H-quinone oxidoreductase — protein sequence MRAIWVEDDALVWRETPTPVVRAGEVLIDIHASAVNRADLMQRRGHYPPPPGASPIPGLECAGVVAEVGDGVSRLKIGDSVCALLAGGGYAEQTVVPDGQVLPIPAGFSFEQAAAVPEVFATAWLNLFMEAGLRQGEQVLIHAGASGVGTAGIQLCRVFGNPCYVTVGNAEKLRTCIRLGASGGSIRHDGRFVEQVTAWTGGSGFDVILDPVGAAYLSDNLNSLCLNGRLVVIGLMGGMTANLDLRLLMMERLRVIGSTLRSRPVAMKTAVMDALHHRVWPLLESGEIVPVIDRCFSVTEADAAHSRMAANANTGKLILRIR from the coding sequence ATGCGGGCAATATGGGTTGAAGATGACGCACTGGTCTGGAGAGAGACTCCGACCCCGGTGGTCAGGGCGGGTGAAGTCCTGATTGATATTCATGCCAGTGCGGTGAACCGGGCCGACCTGATGCAGCGTCGCGGGCATTATCCTCCACCACCGGGTGCCAGTCCCATACCTGGTCTGGAGTGTGCAGGGGTGGTGGCTGAGGTCGGTGACGGCGTCAGCCGACTGAAGATCGGTGATTCCGTCTGCGCTTTGCTTGCTGGTGGTGGCTATGCTGAACAAACGGTTGTACCGGATGGTCAGGTGCTGCCGATTCCGGCCGGCTTCAGTTTTGAGCAGGCAGCAGCTGTACCGGAAGTGTTTGCCACGGCCTGGCTGAATTTGTTTATGGAAGCCGGGCTCCGGCAGGGGGAGCAGGTACTGATTCATGCGGGAGCCAGTGGTGTGGGCACTGCCGGCATTCAGCTGTGCAGGGTTTTTGGCAATCCCTGTTATGTGACGGTGGGGAATGCTGAAAAACTTCGAACGTGTATTCGGCTGGGGGCCAGTGGTGGCAGCATTCGTCACGATGGTCGGTTTGTGGAACAGGTCACGGCCTGGACCGGCGGCTCCGGCTTTGATGTTATTCTGGATCCGGTGGGTGCCGCGTACCTGTCCGACAACCTCAACAGTCTGTGTCTGAACGGTCGTTTGGTCGTTATCGGGCTTATGGGCGGAATGACAGCAAATCTTGATCTGCGGCTGCTGATGATGGAACGTTTAAGGGTGATTGGTTCCACACTGCGGTCACGCCCGGTTGCGATGAAAACGGCTGTGATGGACGCGTTACATCATCGGGTCTGGCCGTTACTGGAAAGCGGTGAGATTGTTCCGGTCATCGATCGCTGTTTTTCGGTGACTGAAGCTGACGCTGCTCATTCCCGCATGGCAGCGAATGCGAATACCGGAAAACTGATACTCCGGATACGATAA
- a CDS encoding ATP-binding cassette domain-containing protein: MIQVHGLTREFQDFSGGVFRALDNVTFNVQPGEIFGLLGPNGAGKTTCLRILSTILKPTRGIAEVAGINVMRDSEAVRRRIGFMSGNTGIYDRMTAREMVEYFGRLYGIREDRLQQRIDEIFDILQMHEIGDRLGSKMSTGMKQKVSIARTIVHDPPVIIFDEPTSGLDVLVARNVLEAVEVLRDQGKCIVYSTHIMSEVDRLCERIAIIHRGRILASGHRRELVNLHCQPNVEELFFDLIREFDSQQSET, from the coding sequence ATGATTCAAGTTCACGGACTGACCAGAGAGTTCCAGGACTTTAGCGGGGGAGTATTTCGTGCGCTGGACAACGTCACGTTTAATGTACAGCCTGGTGAAATTTTTGGCCTGCTGGGTCCCAATGGTGCCGGAAAGACGACCTGTCTGCGAATCCTGAGTACGATTTTGAAGCCTACTCGCGGCATTGCCGAAGTCGCGGGCATCAATGTAATGCGTGATTCCGAGGCCGTCCGTCGGCGGATTGGATTTATGTCGGGGAATACCGGGATCTATGACCGAATGACGGCTCGGGAAATGGTGGAGTATTTCGGTCGTTTGTACGGAATTCGTGAAGATCGTCTGCAGCAGCGCATCGATGAAATTTTCGACATCCTGCAGATGCATGAAATCGGTGATCGGCTTGGCAGCAAAATGTCGACCGGCATGAAACAAAAGGTGTCGATCGCTCGTACAATCGTACATGACCCTCCCGTTATTATTTTCGACGAACCCACGTCCGGCCTGGATGTGCTTGTGGCACGTAACGTTCTTGAAGCCGTTGAGGTGCTGCGCGACCAGGGGAAGTGCATCGTTTATTCGACTCATATTATGAGCGAAGTCGACAGGCTGTGCGAACGCATTGCCATCATTCATCGGGGCAGGATTCTTGCCAGTGGTCATCGCCGTGAACTTGTGAATTTACACTGCCAGCCCAATGTGGAAGAACTTTTCTTTGATCTGATCCGTGAGTTCGACTCACAGCAGTCGGAAACTTAA
- a CDS encoding PQQ-like beta-propeller repeat protein: MILRIGFPVVLSFYFICAAAVAPAGDWPQILGTQRDGVAVDEKLLSQWPKSGPEEIWRAKVGQGFAGVAVSNDVVYVFHRIGTSEIVEARDASNGDPVWEQSFPCRYRGGVSSDTGPRCVPLVADGYVYVFGVGGALRCLSSSDGKQVWYRDTLKDFSPPDSYFGAGSTPVLYDGKLIVNVGGRKNAAVVAFSAADGKTIWKNISDAASYSSPVVADVNGTAHALVVSRNKMLSLNPTNGKVRISFPFGMRGPTVNGATPVVVGEHVFVSSSYRVGSVWAALTNDAAKPQRSGEKLLATQYATPIRQNHLLFAVDGRQDVGSASIKCIDPRRQKVLWAKTGFDYGTMIRVNQELLLLTFGGELIRIAADPQNYRELQRADVLSPAPRGYRLPAISNGRLFVRDSSVLKCLQVGESS; this comes from the coding sequence ATGATTCTTCGTATCGGTTTTCCTGTTGTTCTGAGTTTTTATTTCATCTGTGCTGCAGCTGTGGCGCCGGCCGGTGACTGGCCTCAGATTTTAGGGACTCAACGTGATGGTGTTGCAGTCGATGAGAAATTACTGAGTCAGTGGCCAAAGTCCGGCCCCGAAGAAATATGGCGGGCGAAGGTCGGTCAGGGATTTGCCGGTGTTGCTGTGAGCAACGACGTCGTTTATGTATTTCACCGCATCGGTACGTCGGAAATAGTTGAGGCACGTGATGCGTCAAATGGAGATCCTGTTTGGGAACAGAGTTTTCCGTGTCGATATCGTGGTGGAGTTTCCAGTGATACCGGACCCCGCTGTGTTCCGCTGGTGGCCGATGGTTACGTCTACGTTTTTGGGGTGGGAGGTGCCCTGCGCTGTCTGAGTTCGAGCGACGGAAAACAAGTCTGGTATCGTGACACCTTAAAAGACTTTTCCCCTCCGGACAGCTATTTTGGAGCCGGCAGTACTCCTGTACTGTATGACGGAAAACTCATCGTCAATGTCGGGGGTCGAAAGAATGCGGCCGTTGTTGCGTTTTCAGCTGCTGACGGTAAAACGATCTGGAAGAACATTTCAGACGCTGCGAGCTACTCATCACCGGTTGTTGCTGACGTGAACGGTACCGCACATGCACTGGTCGTTTCGCGTAACAAGATGCTGTCTCTCAATCCGACCAACGGAAAAGTACGAATCAGTTTTCCGTTTGGCATGCGCGGGCCGACAGTTAACGGGGCAACACCGGTTGTTGTCGGTGAACATGTTTTCGTGTCTTCCAGTTACCGGGTGGGAAGTGTCTGGGCTGCTTTGACGAATGATGCAGCGAAACCTCAACGTTCCGGTGAGAAACTGCTGGCAACGCAGTATGCAACTCCCATCAGGCAGAATCATCTGCTGTTTGCTGTTGACGGACGGCAGGATGTTGGATCGGCCAGCATTAAATGTATTGATCCGAGACGACAGAAAGTTCTGTGGGCCAAGACCGGCTTTGACTACGGGACGATGATTCGTGTCAACCAGGAGTTGTTGTTACTGACGTTTGGCGGTGAATTGATTCGTATTGCTGCAGATCCCCAAAACTATCGTGAACTCCAGCGAGCAGATGTACTCAGTCCGGCGCCCAGAGGTTATCGTCTGCCTGCGATCAGTAACGGACGGTTGTTTGTAAGAGACAGCAGCGTTCTTAAATGTCTGCAGGTCGGTGAGAGCAGCTAA
- a CDS encoding ABC transporter permease subunit yields MNWKNIRLIFLREVRDQLRDRRTLFMITILPVLLYPMLGLGVVEMMLTFSEQRRTVVILNADELPGNPSFLADGEIDVRWLESGKHGTPVTVITDQERSVSGFPGDSSDHGLRSNAVLEQAEILATRVRTSIADRSAVGTVYNSAEISRSTDNNLISLFSESGIDVLVLVPDGYSDAVASVRQQIRSGDDASAVTPGEPGLLVVRNSADDQSVVAFSIVRSALRSWEANLRSSMFDEASLPDALQYPARLQWVEVAGGEQVAANVWSKLFPAMLVIMTLTGAFYPAIDLGAGEKERGTMETLLISPARRVELVLGKFFTIMLFSVCSALMNLASMAITGQQMASSIGAGLTETISLQFPPASAIMWVLISLLPLAALFSALCLALATFARSTKEGQNYLTPLLMVTMGLTMFCLWPSVEIVPLYSVLPVVNVALLLKGLLLTSTQTGSLMAYVVPVMVSSFGYSLLAIWWAIDLYNNETVLFREAEKFNLRMWLRQLMRPKDAVPAFPEAVFCFVILLVLQLGAMTWLRPDLSGTEEQRARSMLQLICVQQLVTIACPALFMGILLTTSLRATFRLRCPSSGTLLTSAGLAVAVHPLTLELSRFLAENGVFPNVPDAVTRVHRLMSSETQSLWVLITVFALTPAICEELAFRGFILSGLARGGRLAVAIVISSVMFGVIHMIPQQIFNATLVGLLIGLIAIHSRSLFPVILFHFATNTLALLHSRNMFPLPEGLWFGRDESELLQYHPPVLVVCGIIVAFACRVMIRDLVQQQEARRRGELELYVDRNAVSGSL; encoded by the coding sequence ATGAACTGGAAAAATATCAGACTGATTTTTTTGCGGGAGGTTCGTGACCAGCTGCGCGATCGGCGTACGCTGTTCATGATCACGATTCTGCCCGTGCTGTTGTATCCCATGCTGGGCCTGGGTGTGGTTGAGATGATGCTTACATTCAGTGAGCAGCGTCGCACTGTGGTGATCCTGAACGCCGATGAACTGCCAGGTAATCCTTCTTTCCTGGCAGACGGAGAGATTGATGTTCGCTGGCTGGAATCCGGTAAGCATGGAACACCTGTAACTGTCATCACTGATCAGGAAAGGTCCGTGTCAGGTTTTCCGGGAGATTCGTCTGATCATGGCCTGAGATCGAATGCCGTACTTGAACAGGCTGAAATCCTGGCAACCCGTGTTCGAACGTCGATCGCCGACCGGTCGGCAGTCGGTACGGTATACAATTCAGCGGAAATCAGCAGATCGACCGACAACAACTTGATTTCGCTGTTTAGCGAATCCGGGATTGATGTACTTGTGCTGGTTCCTGACGGCTACTCGGATGCGGTCGCATCGGTTCGACAGCAGATTCGCAGTGGTGATGACGCCTCGGCTGTCACACCTGGTGAACCGGGACTGCTTGTCGTTCGCAACAGCGCCGATGATCAGTCGGTCGTTGCATTTTCCATCGTACGTTCAGCACTGCGTTCATGGGAAGCAAACCTGCGCAGTTCCATGTTTGATGAAGCTTCCCTGCCTGACGCACTTCAGTATCCGGCTCGGCTGCAGTGGGTCGAAGTAGCCGGCGGCGAGCAGGTGGCGGCGAATGTATGGAGCAAGTTGTTTCCGGCAATGCTCGTGATCATGACGCTCACCGGTGCCTTTTATCCGGCAATTGACCTGGGTGCGGGGGAAAAAGAGCGAGGCACGATGGAAACACTGCTGATCAGTCCGGCCCGACGTGTCGAACTGGTTCTTGGAAAATTCTTCACCATTATGCTGTTCAGTGTTTGTTCTGCGCTGATGAATCTTGCCAGTATGGCGATCACGGGGCAGCAGATGGCTTCATCAATCGGTGCCGGGCTGACGGAGACTATCAGTCTGCAGTTTCCGCCTGCGTCGGCAATCATGTGGGTTTTGATTTCACTCCTGCCACTGGCAGCACTCTTTAGCGCTCTCTGTCTGGCGCTGGCTACATTCGCTCGCTCTACGAAGGAAGGCCAGAATTACCTGACGCCTCTGCTGATGGTCACCATGGGCCTGACCATGTTTTGCCTCTGGCCGTCTGTGGAGATTGTGCCACTGTACAGCGTTCTGCCTGTGGTGAATGTGGCTCTGCTGCTGAAGGGGCTGTTACTCACTTCTACCCAGACCGGCAGCCTGATGGCTTATGTTGTTCCGGTGATGGTCTCCAGTTTTGGTTACAGTCTGCTGGCGATCTGGTGGGCGATTGACCTGTACAACAATGAAACTGTTCTGTTCCGTGAAGCTGAAAAATTCAATCTGCGTATGTGGTTGAGGCAACTAATGCGTCCCAAAGACGCCGTACCCGCGTTTCCGGAAGCGGTTTTCTGTTTTGTCATTTTGCTGGTGCTCCAGCTGGGAGCGATGACCTGGCTTCGTCCGGATCTCAGTGGCACGGAAGAACAGAGAGCCCGAAGCATGCTGCAACTCATCTGTGTTCAGCAGCTGGTGACCATTGCCTGTCCGGCGTTGTTTATGGGGATCCTGTTGACAACCAGCCTGAGAGCTACGTTTCGTTTGCGATGTCCATCATCAGGAACGCTTTTGACGTCGGCCGGACTGGCTGTCGCCGTGCACCCGCTAACCCTTGAGCTCAGCCGATTCCTCGCAGAAAACGGGGTGTTTCCCAACGTTCCTGACGCGGTCACACGGGTTCACCGGTTGATGAGCAGTGAGACACAGTCACTGTGGGTTCTGATTACCGTTTTTGCACTGACCCCTGCAATCTGTGAGGAACTGGCATTTCGTGGATTTATACTGAGCGGTCTGGCTCGTGGCGGGCGGCTGGCTGTTGCGATCGTTATCTCGTCGGTCATGTTCGGAGTGATCCACATGATTCCTCAACAGATTTTCAATGCAACACTGGTGGGACTGCTCATCGGACTGATTGCAATTCACAGTCGCAGTTTATTCCCGGTGATTCTGTTTCATTTTGCCACCAATACTCTGGCTCTGCTGCACAGTCGTAACATGTTTCCACTGCCTGAGGGGCTGTGGTTCGGTCGTGATGAATCGGAACTGCTTCAATATCATCCCCCGGTTCTCGTTGTTTGTGGGATAATTGTGGCGTTCGCCTGCAGAGTTATGATTCGGGACCTGGTGCAACAGCAGGAGGCTCGACGACGGGGAGAACTTGAGCTGTATGTTGACAGGAACGCTGTGTCAGGATCCCTATAA